A DNA window from Malus domestica chromosome 12, GDT2T_hap1 contains the following coding sequences:
- the LOC103449471 gene encoding auxin-induced protein 15A-like — MVSFKELAKKVKVMGGAEREPSHHEYLLRNSEQGGSPSAKTPTGFLALYVGEERQRFLVPTSSLSHPLFKMLLEKAYNEYGFQQRYGLVVPCSVSAFEEVLNAVECSNGKFDFGELVEEFIS; from the coding sequence ATGGTGAGTTTCAAAGAGCTAGCAAAGAAAGTGAAGGTTATGGGAGGAGCTGAGAGAGAGCCATCACACCATGAGTATCTGCTGAGGAATTCGGAGCAAGGAGGCTCTCCGTCAGCGAAAACCCCGACTGGATTTTTGGCCTTGTATGTAGGCGAGGAGCGCCAGAGGTTTCTGGTACCAACAAGCTCCCTTTCTCATCCACTCTTCAAGATGCTGCTGGAGAAAGCTTACAATGAGTACGGCTTTCAGCAGAGATATGGGCTTGTGGTGCCCTGCAGCGTCTCAGCTTTTGAGGAGGTTTTGAATGCTGTGGAATGCAGCAATGGCAAGTTTGATTTTGGTGAACTTGTTGAGGAGTTTATTTCATGA